Proteins from a single region of Sinorhizobium alkalisoli:
- a CDS encoding DUF502 domain-containing protein, with amino-acid sequence MTDGSKGGIIASRLRNYFLTGLIICAPVAITVWLVRSFIEWADSWVKPYLPSFYNPDNYLPVAIPGFGLLVAIVVITLVGFLTANLVGRTIVNIGESLLNRTPLVRTIYRSLKQIFQTVLQDQSSSFKTAGLIEYPSPGLWSLVFIATDAKGEIAAKFDERGLDMVAVFLPPTPLPTAGFLLFVPREKIVPLQMSAEDAAKLLISGGLVAPEYMPLANAPPRAVVQEIA; translated from the coding sequence ATGACGGACGGTTCCAAAGGCGGCATCATCGCATCGAGGCTGCGCAATTATTTCCTCACGGGGCTGATCATCTGCGCGCCCGTGGCGATCACCGTTTGGCTGGTTCGCTCCTTCATCGAATGGGCGGACAGCTGGGTGAAGCCCTATCTGCCGAGCTTCTACAATCCGGACAACTACCTGCCTGTGGCTATTCCGGGATTCGGCCTTTTGGTGGCCATCGTCGTCATCACCCTTGTCGGCTTCCTCACCGCCAATCTCGTGGGGCGAACGATCGTCAATATCGGCGAGTCGCTCCTTAACCGGACGCCGCTTGTGCGGACGATCTACAGGTCCTTGAAGCAGATTTTCCAGACGGTGCTGCAGGACCAATCCTCATCCTTCAAGACGGCCGGGCTCATCGAATATCCGAGCCCCGGCCTCTGGTCGCTGGTCTTCATCGCCACCGACGCCAAGGGCGAGATCGCTGCCAAATTCGACGAGCGCGGCCTCGACATGGTGGCCGTCTTCTTGCCGCCGACGCCGCTCCCGACCGCCGGTTTCCTGCTGTTCGTGCCGCGCGAAAAGATCGTTCCACTGCAGATGAGCGCCGAGGACGCGGCAAAACTCTTGATTTCGGGCGGTCTTGTCGCGCCGGAATACATGCCGCTTGCGAATGCGCCGCCGCGTGCGGTCGTGCAGGAGATCGCTTGA
- a CDS encoding ABC transporter substrate-binding protein, which produces MTRTTMKLATAALASALMSGAAYAQTSGTVAFLMPDQASTRYEEHDFPGFKAAMEKLCADCQVIYQNADADVARQQQQFNSVIAQGAKVVVLDPVDSSAAASLVALAQSQGVKVIAYDRPIPDKPADYYVSFDNEGIGKAIAESLMRHLEEKEVPTDKGGVLQINGSPTDAAAGLIRDGIHAGIATSKYKTLAEFDTPDWAPPKAQEWTSGQITRFGDQIVGVVAANDGTAGGAIAAFKAAGVDPVPPVTGNDATIAALQLIIAGDQYNTISKPSEIVAAAAANVAVQLLNGETPEAKTTLYDTPSELFVPAVVTRENLKAEIIDKGIQTAAELCTGRYAEGCAEFGIK; this is translated from the coding sequence ATGACACGAACAACAATGAAGCTCGCCACCGCCGCGCTGGCATCTGCCCTGATGAGCGGGGCGGCATATGCTCAGACATCCGGAACCGTCGCCTTCCTGATGCCCGACCAGGCCTCTACCCGCTACGAGGAACACGATTTCCCGGGCTTCAAGGCGGCGATGGAGAAGCTCTGCGCCGACTGCCAGGTCATCTACCAGAATGCGGATGCCGACGTCGCCCGCCAGCAGCAGCAGTTCAACTCGGTCATCGCGCAGGGTGCCAAGGTGGTCGTGCTCGATCCGGTCGACTCGAGCGCCGCTGCATCGCTCGTGGCGCTCGCCCAGAGCCAGGGCGTGAAAGTCATCGCCTACGACCGTCCGATCCCGGACAAGCCGGCCGATTACTATGTCTCGTTCGACAACGAGGGTATCGGCAAGGCAATCGCCGAGTCCCTGATGCGTCACCTGGAGGAAAAGGAGGTGCCGACGGACAAAGGCGGCGTGCTCCAGATCAACGGCTCGCCGACCGACGCGGCCGCAGGCCTTATTCGCGACGGCATTCACGCCGGCATCGCGACCAGCAAGTACAAGACGCTTGCGGAATTCGACACGCCGGACTGGGCGCCGCCGAAGGCGCAGGAATGGACAAGCGGACAGATCACCCGCTTCGGTGACCAGATCGTCGGCGTAGTTGCCGCCAATGACGGTACCGCCGGCGGCGCGATCGCGGCCTTCAAGGCAGCCGGCGTCGATCCGGTTCCGCCTGTGACCGGCAACGATGCGACGATCGCAGCGCTGCAGCTGATCATCGCGGGCGACCAGTACAACACGATCTCCAAGCCCTCCGAGATCGTTGCCGCCGCCGCGGCCAACGTCGCCGTCCAGCTCTTGAATGGTGAAACGCCGGAGGCAAAGACCACGCTCTACGACACTCCGTCGGAACTCTTCGTCCCGGCTGTCGTGACCCGCGAGAACCTCAAGGCGGAAATCATCGACAAGGGCATCCAGACGGCTGCGGAGCTCTGCACCGGCCGCTACGCCGAAGGCTGCGCCGAATTCGGCATCAAATAG
- a CDS encoding dihydrofolate reductase family protein yields the protein MAKLFFGMNQSLDGYVDHQEFAPGPSLFRHFIDQVRGLAGSIYGRRIYEVMRYWDEDAPEWGPEERDFAAAWRSQPKWVVSRSLKSVGPNATLVEDDLEAVVRRLKAGCAGEIAVAGPELAQSLTDLGLVDEYRLYLHPVVLGHGKPFFAGPRPPLRLVACDQIEDVIRLTYVPA from the coding sequence ATGGCGAAGCTCTTCTTTGGAATGAACCAGTCCCTGGACGGCTATGTCGATCATCAGGAATTTGCGCCGGGACCTTCGCTCTTTCGTCACTTCATCGATCAAGTGCGCGGCCTGGCCGGCAGTATTTACGGTCGCCGTATATACGAGGTAATGCGTTATTGGGACGAAGACGCCCCTGAGTGGGGCCCGGAGGAACGCGACTTCGCGGCTGCGTGGCGGAGCCAACCGAAATGGGTCGTGTCGCGTTCGCTGAAGTCCGTGGGCCCCAACGCCACGCTCGTCGAGGATGATCTCGAGGCGGTGGTGCGTCGGCTGAAAGCCGGGTGCGCCGGCGAGATTGCAGTCGCCGGTCCGGAATTGGCGCAAAGCCTGACCGACCTTGGACTTGTCGATGAGTATCGACTCTACCTCCACCCGGTCGTGCTTGGTCACGGCAAGCCATTCTTCGCCGGTCCTCGACCGCCGCTACGCCTTGTGGCCTGCGATCAAATCGAAGACGTGATCAGGCTGACATACGTACCTGCCTAA
- a CDS encoding GNAT family N-acetyltransferase produces the protein MIIRPERDDDRSAIGAVTAAAFAGHPHSDQTEPLIIERLRAGGALSLSLVAEEAGEVIGHVAFSPVTVTPAAAGWYGLGPISVRPDMQGRGVGSALIRRGLDMLRGSGAAGCVLVGEPGYYQKFGFRNEPALAFPGCAPQYFMALALTEAMASGTVAFDPAFGLG, from the coding sequence ATGATCATCAGGCCGGAGAGGGACGACGATCGAAGCGCGATCGGCGCCGTGACGGCCGCCGCCTTCGCCGGCCACCCGCATAGTGATCAGACCGAGCCGCTGATCATCGAGCGACTGCGCGCCGGCGGCGCCTTGAGCCTCTCCCTAGTGGCGGAGGAAGCGGGGGAAGTGATCGGCCACGTCGCCTTTTCGCCGGTGACGGTCACGCCTGCGGCTGCCGGCTGGTACGGGCTGGGCCCCATTTCCGTCCGGCCGGACATGCAGGGGCGCGGTGTGGGCAGCGCCCTCATCCGCAGAGGCCTGGATATGCTTCGGGGTTCAGGTGCTGCCGGCTGCGTTCTCGTGGGCGAGCCGGGCTACTACCAAAAGTTCGGGTTTCGCAACGAGCCCGCTCTTGCCTTTCCAGGTTGTGCGCCGCAATATTTCATGGCTCTGGCCCTGACGGAAGCAATGGCTTCCGGCACGGTCGCTTTTGATCCTGCCTTCGGGCTGGGCTGA
- a CDS encoding FGGY-family carbohydrate kinase gives MDRYLIGIDVGTASARAGIFDSTGRLLAAAKQNIALFSDGPDLYEQSSEDIWQAVCASIRRAIGASGIDPNAIAGIGVDATCSLVVIGAGGRSLPVGDLGHPERNIIVWMDHRALGQANRINDTRHDVLRFVGNRISPEMETPKLLWLKENKPETFNAAEHFFDLTDFLTWRATDCLARSICTVTCKWTYLGHERRWDESYFRTVGLSELTADNFARIGSHVVEAGTALGSGLTPRAASELGLPVGVPVAAGLIDAHAGGVGTVGWKDEADGGSATSRMAYVFGTSACTMTSTHAPAFVPGVWGPYYSAMVPGLWLNEAGQSAAGAAIDHLLSLHPASAEAARLAEAAGMGLAEWLAARAAAMAAGQPDLAILADGLHVVPEFLGNRAPFADPEAKALIAGLSMDRSVDSLIRLYVAGVCGLGCGLRQIVEAQQAEGVSVDTIVVSGGAGRSPIIRQLLADATGLKVAAPATDEPVLLGAAMLAAVASGLHPNLEAAMAGMSGIGDVYTPKGGEVAAYHAKRFEGFELLQSTGRRLRTLYSRN, from the coding sequence ATGGACCGCTATCTGATCGGCATTGACGTCGGGACCGCCAGCGCCCGGGCCGGGATATTCGACAGCACCGGCAGGCTGCTTGCCGCTGCCAAACAGAACATCGCCCTCTTCAGCGACGGGCCGGACCTCTACGAGCAATCTTCGGAAGATATCTGGCAGGCCGTTTGCGCCAGCATACGCCGCGCCATCGGCGCATCGGGCATCGACCCGAACGCCATCGCCGGCATCGGCGTGGATGCCACGTGCTCGCTGGTGGTGATCGGTGCCGGGGGAAGATCGTTGCCCGTCGGCGACCTGGGCCATCCCGAACGCAATATCATCGTCTGGATGGACCATCGTGCGCTCGGGCAGGCCAATCGGATCAACGACACCCGCCATGACGTTCTGCGCTTTGTCGGAAACCGCATCTCGCCGGAAATGGAGACGCCGAAACTGCTCTGGCTCAAGGAAAACAAGCCCGAGACGTTCAATGCCGCGGAGCACTTCTTCGATCTCACGGATTTCCTCACCTGGCGCGCCACGGACTGTCTCGCCCGGTCGATCTGCACGGTGACCTGCAAATGGACCTATCTGGGACACGAGCGGCGATGGGACGAAAGCTATTTCCGGACCGTGGGCCTTTCCGAGCTGACGGCTGACAATTTTGCCCGGATCGGCAGCCATGTGGTCGAGGCCGGAACGGCGTTGGGGTCCGGCCTGACGCCGCGGGCCGCTTCCGAGCTCGGACTGCCGGTCGGCGTGCCCGTCGCAGCGGGCCTGATCGATGCCCACGCGGGAGGTGTCGGCACGGTCGGCTGGAAGGACGAAGCCGACGGCGGGTCTGCGACGTCGCGGATGGCCTATGTCTTCGGCACATCCGCCTGCACCATGACCTCCACGCACGCGCCTGCCTTCGTGCCGGGCGTCTGGGGACCCTACTATTCCGCCATGGTGCCGGGTCTGTGGCTAAACGAGGCGGGCCAGTCGGCGGCGGGTGCTGCAATCGACCATCTCCTGTCGCTGCATCCGGCCTCTGCGGAAGCGGCGCGGCTGGCCGAGGCCGCCGGAATGGGTCTGGCAGAATGGCTCGCCGCCCGGGCCGCCGCGATGGCCGCCGGCCAACCGGACTTGGCGATCCTTGCCGACGGACTGCACGTGGTCCCCGAATTCCTCGGCAACCGGGCGCCATTTGCCGATCCGGAGGCAAAGGCGCTCATTGCCGGGCTGAGCATGGACCGATCCGTCGACTCGCTCATCCGGCTTTACGTGGCCGGCGTTTGCGGGCTCGGCTGCGGATTGCGGCAGATCGTCGAAGCCCAACAGGCAGAAGGTGTCAGCGTCGATACCATTGTCGTCAGTGGCGGCGCGGGCCGAAGCCCCATCATCAGGCAGCTCCTGGCAGATGCAACGGGCCTCAAAGTGGCGGCTCCGGCTACGGACGAGCCCGTGCTCCTAGGCGCCGCCATGCTTGCCGCCGTGGCAAGCGGCCTCCATCCGAACCTCGAGGCAGCAATGGCAGGCATGTCCGGCATCGGCGACGTCTACACACCGAAAGGCGGGGAAGTCGCCGCCTATCACGCCAAACGGTTCGAGGGGTTTGAACTGCTGCAGTCGACCGGTCGCCGCTTGCGGACGCTATATTCCCGGAATTAG
- a CDS encoding sugar ABC transporter permease: MQTPQLDRADTRVRHAEGIGGSVSAFLDRVRSGDLGSLPVIVGLIVIWTVFTSLNPIFLSPNNLVNLLFDCSTVGVISLGIVCVLMLGEIDLSVGSMSGVGSALIGVLWVNMGVPLPIAVGGALALGVAIGAAYALLRTHLGMPSFVSTLAGLLALLGLQLYMLGSTGSINLPYGSSIVDFGQLMIMPAWLSHTLAFLPGLTLLVMGLRTRAKRQAANLSSSSVNGLLFRAAVATGGFELAVFYLNQGRGVPWMFGLFVLLVVIMNYAFVRTKWGRSMKAVGGNAEAARRSGINVTRIYLSAFMLCSLFASLGGVLSAARLASASQQAGTGDVNLNAIAAAVIGGTSLFGGRGSAWSALLGIIVIQSIANGLTLLNLSSSLRYMITGAVLAIAVIVDSLARQSRVSHGRA; the protein is encoded by the coding sequence ATGCAGACACCACAACTCGACCGCGCCGACACGCGGGTCAGACATGCCGAGGGCATCGGCGGCTCCGTCAGCGCCTTCCTCGATCGCGTGCGTTCCGGTGACCTTGGGTCCTTGCCGGTGATCGTCGGGCTGATCGTCATCTGGACGGTGTTCACGTCGCTCAATCCGATCTTCCTGTCACCGAACAACCTCGTGAACCTTCTCTTCGACTGCTCGACCGTCGGCGTCATCTCGCTCGGTATCGTCTGTGTGCTGATGCTCGGTGAAATCGATCTTTCGGTCGGGTCGATGAGCGGGGTCGGCTCGGCCCTCATCGGCGTTCTGTGGGTCAACATGGGCGTTCCCCTGCCGATTGCCGTCGGCGGCGCGCTTGCACTCGGGGTCGCCATCGGAGCGGCTTATGCGCTGCTGCGCACGCATCTGGGAATGCCGAGCTTCGTCTCCACCCTGGCGGGCCTCCTCGCCCTTCTCGGGCTGCAGCTTTACATGCTCGGCTCGACCGGGTCGATCAATCTTCCCTATGGTTCGTCCATCGTCGATTTCGGCCAGCTGATGATCATGCCAGCCTGGCTGTCCCATACGCTGGCATTTCTGCCCGGCCTCACACTTCTCGTCATGGGGCTCAGGACCCGCGCGAAAAGACAGGCCGCCAATCTGTCCTCGAGCTCCGTAAACGGTCTCCTATTCCGAGCGGCCGTCGCGACTGGCGGGTTCGAACTGGCGGTCTTCTACCTCAACCAAGGCCGGGGCGTGCCATGGATGTTCGGCCTGTTCGTACTGCTGGTCGTCATCATGAATTATGCCTTCGTGCGCACGAAATGGGGCCGCTCCATGAAGGCGGTCGGCGGCAATGCCGAGGCGGCGCGGCGCTCCGGCATCAACGTGACGCGAATCTATCTGAGCGCCTTCATGCTCTGCTCGTTGTTTGCCTCCCTTGGCGGTGTCCTCTCGGCCGCGCGGCTTGCTTCGGCAAGCCAGCAGGCGGGTACGGGCGATGTAAACCTCAATGCCATCGCGGCAGCGGTCATCGGCGGCACCAGCCTCTTCGGCGGCCGCGGCTCGGCCTGGTCGGCCCTGCTCGGCATCATCGTCATCCAGTCCATCGCGAACGGCCTGACGCTCCTGAACCTGTCGTCGTCGCTGCGTTACATGATCACCGGCGCGGTTCTCGCCATCGCCGTCATCGTCGACAGCCTCGCCCGGCAAAGCCGCGTCTCCCACGGCCGTGCCTAG
- the glmS gene encoding glutamine--fructose-6-phosphate transaminase (isomerizing), with translation MCGIVGIVGSQPVSERLVDALKRLEYRGYDSAGVATINGGELHRRRAEGKLVNLEARLKEEPLAGTIGIAHTRWATHGAPTERNAHPHFTAGVAVVHNGIIENFAELKSELAAAGAKFQTETDTEVVAQLLASLRREGMGRREAMHAMLRRVSGAYALAVLFEDDPSTIMAARNGPPLAIGHGEGEMFLGSDAIALAPFTNEITYLIDGDWAVIGRTGVHIFDIDGNPVARPRQTSTAAAYMIDKGNHRHFMEKEIYEQPEVISHALGHYVNFIENRVLPASDVIDFAKVPSLAISACGTAYLAGLVGKYWFERYARLPVEIDVASEFRYREIPLAPQAAALFISQSGETADTLASLRYCKEHGLKIGAVVNTRESTIARESDAVFPILAGPEIGVASTKAFTCQLAVLAALAIAAGKARGTIGDAQEQAMVRSLAEMPRLMGRVLNSIQPKIESLSRELSKCRDVLYLGRGTSFPLAMEGALKLKEISYIHAEGYAAGELKHGPIALIDENMPVIVIAPHDRFFDKTVSNMQEVAARGGRIILITDEKGAAASTLDTMHTIVLPNVDEIVAPMIFSLPVQLLAYHTAVFMGTDVDQPRNLAKSVTVE, from the coding sequence ATGTGCGGGATTGTAGGCATCGTGGGAAGCCAGCCGGTTTCGGAGCGGCTCGTCGACGCGTTGAAGCGCCTGGAATATCGGGGCTATGATTCGGCGGGCGTGGCGACGATCAACGGCGGTGAGTTGCATCGCCGGCGCGCCGAGGGCAAGCTCGTCAATCTCGAGGCAAGGCTGAAAGAGGAGCCGCTGGCTGGTACCATTGGAATCGCCCACACGCGCTGGGCGACCCATGGCGCGCCGACCGAACGCAACGCCCATCCGCATTTCACCGCCGGCGTCGCCGTGGTCCACAACGGCATCATCGAGAACTTCGCCGAGCTGAAGAGCGAACTTGCTGCCGCAGGCGCCAAGTTTCAGACCGAGACGGATACCGAGGTCGTCGCCCAACTTCTCGCAAGCCTGCGCCGAGAGGGCATGGGACGGCGCGAGGCGATGCACGCGATGCTGAGGCGCGTCAGCGGCGCCTACGCGCTTGCCGTCCTGTTCGAAGACGATCCCTCGACCATCATGGCGGCCCGCAACGGGCCGCCGCTGGCGATCGGCCATGGCGAGGGCGAAATGTTCCTCGGCTCGGATGCCATAGCGCTCGCACCCTTCACCAATGAGATCACCTATCTGATCGATGGCGACTGGGCCGTCATCGGCAGGACCGGCGTGCATATATTCGATATCGACGGCAATCCCGTCGCGCGGCCACGCCAGACCTCCACGGCCGCCGCCTACATGATCGACAAGGGCAATCACCGCCATTTCATGGAGAAGGAAATCTACGAGCAGCCGGAGGTGATCTCCCATGCGCTCGGCCACTACGTCAATTTCATCGAGAACCGCGTGCTCCCGGCCTCCGACGTGATCGACTTCGCCAAGGTGCCGAGCCTTGCGATCTCCGCCTGCGGGACGGCCTATCTGGCTGGGCTGGTCGGCAAATACTGGTTCGAGCGCTATGCGCGCCTGCCGGTCGAAATCGACGTCGCTTCCGAGTTCCGCTACCGCGAGATTCCGCTAGCGCCGCAAGCGGCGGCGCTCTTCATCTCGCAGTCGGGCGAGACCGCGGATACGCTCGCGTCGCTGCGCTACTGCAAGGAGCATGGCCTGAAGATCGGTGCCGTCGTCAACACCCGCGAATCGACGATCGCGCGCGAGTCGGACGCCGTCTTTCCGATCCTTGCAGGACCCGAGATCGGCGTCGCCTCGACCAAGGCCTTCACCTGCCAACTCGCCGTTCTTGCCGCCCTCGCCATTGCCGCCGGCAAGGCGCGCGGCACGATCGGCGATGCGCAAGAGCAGGCGATGGTCAGGAGCCTCGCCGAAATGCCGCGCCTCATGGGTCGAGTGTTGAACAGCATTCAGCCGAAGATCGAGTCCCTGTCGCGGGAGCTCTCAAAGTGCCGCGATGTGCTCTATCTCGGCCGCGGCACGAGTTTCCCGCTCGCCATGGAAGGCGCATTGAAGCTCAAGGAGATTTCCTACATCCATGCCGAAGGCTATGCCGCCGGCGAATTGAAGCACGGCCCGATCGCCCTCATCGACGAGAACATGCCGGTCATCGTCATCGCCCCTCATGACCGCTTCTTCGACAAGACGGTCTCCAACATGCAGGAGGTAGCGGCCCGCGGCGGAAGGATCATCCTGATCACCGACGAGAAGGGCGCTGCCGCCTCGACGCTCGATACGATGCACACGATCGTCCTGCCGAATGTCGACGAGATCGTCGCGCCGATGATCTTCTCCTTGCCGGTCCAGCTTCTCGCCTATCATACGGCCGTCTTCATGGGCACCGATGTGGACCAGCCGCGCAACCTGGCAAAATCGGTGACCGTGGAATGA
- a CDS encoding ATP-binding cassette domain-containing protein gives MTENPTDPNRTEPILSLRGVSKSFGAVSALTNIDLDIHPGEVVALVGDNGAGKSTLVKILAGVHQPTSGTIHFQGRPVTMNEPADALRLGIATVFQDLALCENLDVVANIFLGQEKNAWYLDEVAMEVRSWELLNELAARIPSVREPIASLSGGQRQTVAIARSLLLEPQIIMLDEPTAALGVAQTAEVLNLVERVRDKGLGVVMISHNMEDVRAVADRIVVLRLGRNNGVFTPDASNEELVGAITGAVDNAVSRRASRLSSSAVGEGARP, from the coding sequence ATGACCGAGAACCCTACCGATCCGAACAGGACCGAGCCTATCCTCAGCCTCCGGGGCGTGTCGAAGAGTTTCGGCGCGGTCTCGGCTTTGACCAACATCGATCTGGACATCCATCCCGGCGAGGTAGTGGCACTTGTGGGCGACAACGGTGCCGGCAAATCGACGCTCGTCAAGATCCTCGCGGGCGTTCATCAGCCGACTTCCGGCACCATCCACTTCCAGGGACGGCCGGTCACCATGAACGAGCCGGCCGATGCGCTCAGACTCGGCATCGCCACTGTGTTCCAGGATCTCGCGCTCTGCGAAAACCTCGACGTTGTGGCCAATATCTTCCTGGGGCAGGAAAAAAACGCCTGGTATCTCGACGAAGTCGCCATGGAAGTCCGTTCCTGGGAGCTCTTGAACGAGCTTGCAGCCCGTATCCCGAGCGTCCGCGAGCCGATCGCCTCGCTCTCCGGCGGCCAGCGTCAAACGGTGGCCATCGCCCGCTCGCTCCTTCTCGAACCGCAGATCATCATGCTCGACGAACCGACGGCAGCTCTCGGCGTCGCGCAGACCGCGGAGGTTCTGAATCTCGTCGAACGTGTCCGCGACAAGGGGCTCGGGGTGGTGATGATCTCGCATAACATGGAGGACGTTCGGGCGGTCGCCGACCGTATCGTCGTCCTCAGGCTCGGTCGCAACAATGGGGTGTTCACCCCGGATGCCTCCAACGAGGAACTGGTCGGAGCCATCACCGGCGCTGTCGACAATGCCGTTTCCAGGCGCGCAAGCCGGCTCTCGTCGAGCGCCGTCGGTGAAGGAGCCCGGCCGTGA
- a CDS encoding SDR family oxidoreductase: MNDELKGKVAAITGAASGIGLECARSLIAADATVVLIDRAEERLMQLCAELGPRAIPLVIDLMDARAVDGMAERILEGAGGLDIFHANAGAYIGGEVATGDPDAWDGMLNLNINAAFRSVRAVLPHMIEQKGGDIILTSSIAGIVPVVWEPIYTASKFAVQAFVHTVRRQVAPHGIRVGAVAPGPVVTALLDDWPKAKMEEALANGSLMQPKEVADAVLFMLSRPRTVTIRDLVILPLTVDL, from the coding sequence ATGAACGACGAACTGAAAGGCAAGGTTGCGGCCATCACGGGCGCTGCCTCCGGCATCGGCCTGGAATGCGCCCGCTCGCTCATCGCCGCGGATGCGACGGTCGTGCTGATCGACCGGGCGGAAGAGCGGCTCATGCAACTCTGCGCCGAACTCGGGCCGAGGGCGATCCCGCTGGTGATCGACCTGATGGATGCGCGGGCGGTCGACGGCATGGCCGAACGCATCCTCGAAGGGGCCGGCGGCCTCGACATTTTCCACGCCAATGCCGGCGCCTATATCGGCGGCGAGGTTGCGACAGGCGATCCGGATGCCTGGGACGGCATGCTCAATCTCAACATCAATGCGGCTTTCCGCTCAGTTCGGGCAGTGCTGCCGCACATGATCGAACAGAAGGGCGGCGACATCATCCTCACCAGTTCCATAGCCGGGATCGTCCCGGTCGTCTGGGAACCGATCTACACCGCCTCGAAATTCGCGGTGCAGGCCTTCGTCCATACGGTCCGCCGTCAGGTCGCGCCGCACGGCATTCGCGTCGGAGCCGTTGCGCCCGGCCCCGTGGTCACCGCGCTCCTCGACGACTGGCCCAAGGCGAAAATGGAGGAAGCCCTTGCCAATGGCAGTCTGATGCAGCCGAAGGAAGTCGCCGACGCGGTGCTTTTCATGCTCAGCCGTCCCCGCACGGTCACCATCCGCGACCTCGTGATCCTGCCCTTGACCGTGGACCTCTAG
- the glmU gene encoding bifunctional UDP-N-acetylglucosamine diphosphorylase/glucosamine-1-phosphate N-acetyltransferase GlmU: MERTCLAIILAAGESTRMKSAMSKVLHPIAGRPMIAHVVDALASASISDVALVVGRDAEAVTAAAAHGAATVTSFLQKDRLGTAHAVLAARQAIENGYDDLLVVFGDTPLITAAPLVAARERLAEGNDVVVIGFQTAEPSGYGRLIIEDGELLAIREHKDASEEERRITYCNGGLMAIDGRKALDLLGRIGNGNAKGEYYLTDLVEIVRSLGGRAIAVEAPEEELTGCNTRAELASIERLWQQRRRHELMLAGVSMIAPETVFLSWDTELAQDVLVEPNVVFGPGVCVESGAVIHAFSYVEGAHIGAGALVGPFARLRPGADLGPKSKVGNFCEVKKSEIGAGAKVNHLTYIGDAFVGAGSNIGAGTITCNYDGVNKHVTRIGENAFIGSNTALVAPVTIGDRALVGGGSVITEDVPADAVAFGRARQEVKPGRAPVLRERYEAEKAARKKAKAAE, from the coding sequence ATGGAACGGACTTGCCTGGCGATCATCCTGGCGGCTGGCGAAAGCACGCGGATGAAATCGGCAATGTCGAAGGTGCTGCACCCCATTGCGGGCAGGCCGATGATCGCGCATGTCGTCGACGCGCTGGCAAGCGCTTCCATTTCGGACGTGGCCCTGGTCGTCGGGCGCGACGCCGAGGCGGTCACGGCCGCGGCCGCGCATGGTGCCGCCACGGTCACTTCGTTCCTGCAGAAAGATCGATTGGGCACGGCGCATGCGGTGCTTGCCGCGCGGCAGGCCATCGAAAACGGGTATGACGATCTCCTCGTGGTCTTCGGCGACACGCCCCTGATCACCGCCGCGCCGCTCGTCGCGGCACGCGAGCGCTTGGCCGAGGGCAACGACGTCGTCGTCATCGGCTTCCAGACGGCAGAACCGAGCGGTTACGGTCGCCTGATCATCGAGGACGGAGAACTGCTGGCGATCCGCGAGCACAAGGACGCGTCCGAAGAAGAGCGCCGCATCACCTATTGCAATGGCGGCCTGATGGCGATCGACGGCCGCAAGGCACTCGACCTTCTCGGCCGCATCGGCAATGGGAATGCCAAGGGCGAGTATTATCTCACGGATCTCGTCGAGATCGTTCGTTCGCTCGGCGGCCGCGCGATTGCCGTGGAAGCGCCGGAGGAAGAACTGACCGGCTGCAACACGCGCGCCGAGCTCGCCTCTATCGAAAGGCTCTGGCAGCAGCGTCGCCGGCACGAGTTGATGCTGGCCGGCGTCTCGATGATTGCGCCGGAAACCGTCTTTCTTTCCTGGGACACCGAGCTTGCGCAGGATGTGCTGGTCGAGCCGAATGTCGTTTTCGGTCCGGGCGTATGCGTCGAAAGCGGTGCGGTCATCCACGCCTTTTCGTATGTCGAAGGGGCGCATATTGGCGCCGGCGCGCTCGTTGGGCCCTTTGCCCGCCTGAGGCCTGGCGCGGATCTCGGTCCGAAATCGAAGGTCGGCAATTTCTGCGAGGTGAAGAAATCCGAGATCGGCGCCGGGGCGAAGGTCAACCATCTAACCTATATCGGCGACGCCTTTGTCGGCGCCGGGTCGAATATCGGCGCCGGCACGATCACCTGCAATTATGACGGCGTGAACAAGCACGTGACCCGCATCGGCGAGAATGCCTTTATCGGTTCGAATACGGCGCTCGTGGCGCCTGTGACGATTGGCGACCGAGCGCTCGTCGGCGGCGGCAGCGTGATTACCGAGGACGTTCCGGCGGACGCGGTCGCGTTCGGCCGGGCGCGTCAGGAGGTGAAGCCCGGACGGGCCCCGGTACTGCGGGAGCGGTACGAGGCGGAAAAGGCCGCCAGGAAAAAGGCGAAGGCCGCCGAATAA